In Lycium ferocissimum isolate CSIRO_LF1 chromosome 11, AGI_CSIRO_Lferr_CH_V1, whole genome shotgun sequence, a single genomic region encodes these proteins:
- the LOC132038536 gene encoding uncharacterized protein LOC132038536 — MMKQLIAQNQVTQQQNQKVQSEMQKSIHELERQMGQMTLIQNVRPPGTLPSDTKKNPKDCKAVTLRNGRELEEVPLKKKNITKAELIPAKRAEPKTIAEQPVEEVVRPPLLFPQRLQKQKADSACKKFLELLKQVHINIPLVELFQEVPKYAKYIKDVVSNKRRWIEFETVALTEECSSRVRSKIPPKLKDPGSFTISITIGNIEVGLALCVLGASINLMPTFVFRTLGLGEPRPTTITLQLADRSLAYPDGIIEDVLVKIGPFILPVDFVILDFEADKSVPLIIGRGFLATVDAMSMTVDGQEAIFDVFKATKLPAHYEELKMISMVEPELTNAELDHFLASRDPLETTLVYGEDLMIDAKVKECLSILDTSCAYLGANTPFEELDRPKSWKKPKPSIEEAPLLELNPLPYHLRYAFLGSADTLPVIVSAYLTDVQVERVLRVLRDRIRALGWSIADIRGISSSFCMHKILLEEDNKPSV; from the exons ATGATGAAGCAGCTCATAGCTCAAAATCAAGTGACGCAGCAGCAGAATCAGAAAGTGCAGAGTGAGATGCAGAAATCTATTCACGAGCTTGAGCGTCAGATGGGGCAAATGACTCTTATACAGAATGTCAGACCACCGGGTACTCTTCCTAGTGATACTAAGAAGAATCCAAAGGATTGCAAGGCAGTCACCTTGAGGAATGGCAGAGAACTTGAAGAAGTGCCCCTGAAAAAGAAGAACATAACAAAAGCAGAACTTATCCCTGCTAAGCGAGCTGAGCCAAAGACAATCGCAGAGCAACCAGTTGAGGAAGTGGTTCGGCCACCTCTTCTATTTCCACAGCGACTTCAGAAACAGAAAGCAGATTCAGCTtgcaagaaatttcttgaactcttGAAACAGGTACACATCAACATACCTTTGGTGGAGCTTTTTCAAGAAGTTCcaaaatatgctaagtatatcaAAGATGTGGTGTCAAACAAAAGGCGTTGGATAGAGTTTGAGACTGTTGCACTTACTGAGGAGTGCAGTTCTAGAGTGAGGAGTAAAATTCCTCCAAAGTTGAAAGATCCGGGCAGTTTCACGATTTCGATTACTATTGGCAACATTGAAGTTGGGCTAGCATTGTGTGTTTTAGGTGctagtattaatttgatgcccACCTTTGTGTTCCGAACGTTGGGCTTGGGTGAGCCTAGGCCAACTACTATTACATTACAGCTGGCTGATCGATCTCTTGCTTATCCTGATGGTATTATTGAGGATGTTCTTGTAAAGATAGGCCCGTTTATTCTGCCGGTTGATTTTGTGATACTTGATTTTGAGGCAGATAAGAGTGTGCCTCTCATCATAGGGAGAGGGTTCTTGGCTACTGTTGATGCT atgtCCATGACAGTTGATGGACAAGAGGCAATTTTTGATGTGTTTAAAGCTACCAAGCTTCCAGCCCATTATGAGGAGTTAAAGATGATTTCCATGGTGGAGCCCGAGCTCACTAATGCAGAGTTAGATCACTTTCTAGCTTCACGAGATCCTTTAGAGACAACTTTGGTGTATGGGGAAGACTTGATGATTGATGCAAAAGTCAAGGAGTGTCTTAGCATCCTTGACACTTCATGTGCTTATTTAGGAGCAAACACACCATTTGAGGAGTTAGACAGACCAAAGTCATGGAAGAAGCCAAAACCATCTATTGAAGAGGCTCCACTTCTTGAGTTAAATCCATTACCTTATCATCTTCGCTACGCCTTCTTAGGTAGTGCAGACACATTGCCTGTAATCGTTTCTGCTTATTTGACTGATGTGCAAGTTGAACGTGTGTTACGAGTGCTAAGAGATCGAATCCGAGCCCTTGGGTGGTCGATAGCTGATATTCGAGGTATTAGTAGTTCGTTTTGCATgcacaaaatattattggaggaAGACAACAAGCCTAGTGTTTGA
- the LOC132038537 gene encoding high mobility group B protein 3-like, with amino-acid sequence MEAYNWRMAAGYAEEEESDKSRSDVNPFSDSKYREIPSYTHLGNIDILIHLSDAEANYVLFHIKTKAPGLNNVRKLAKPKRPASAFFIFMNEFSKQFPEMNLTIESIVAIGNAGEGKWKKMSDTEKAPYIAEEEKRKLEYEKRMNAYNRRVAVVDTEEEKSDKSRSEFDDQEESVEEEDDDDLCNISYV; translated from the exons ATGGAGGCTTATAACTGGCGAATGGCTGCTGGATATGCCGAAGAAGAGGAATCTGACAAGTCAAGGTCCGACGTTAATCCATTCAGTGACTCCAAATATAGGGAAATTCCCTCTTACACACATTTAGGTAACATAGATATCCTTATACATCTg TCTGATGCCGAAGCTAATTATGTATTATTCCACATAAAGACGAAAGCTCCGGGACTAAATAATGTAAGAAAACTTGCCAAACCTAAGAGGCCTGCAAGtgctttcttcattttcatgaatGAGTTCAGTAAGCAGTTTCCTGAGATGAATCTAACCATCGAATCTATCGTCGCTATCGGGAATGCTGGTGAAGGCAAGTGGAAGAAGATGTCAGACACTGAGAAAGCTCCCTATATAGCAGAGGAAGAGAAAAGGAAGCTGGAATATGAAAAGAGAATGAATGCTTATAATAGACGAGTGGCTGTTGTAGATACCGAAGAAGAGAAATCTGACAAGTCAAGGTCCGAGTTTGATGACCAAGAGGAAAGTGTAGAGGAAGAGGATGACGACGACTTGTGTAATATATCCTATGTATGA